In the Planktothrix sp. FACHB-1365 genome, one interval contains:
- a CDS encoding DUF2811 domain-containing protein yields MNTSVSILTEIPETLHESLQGYLETHPDWDQDRVFSAALSLFLLQNGNSNTPEASSSYRQAARVYQETLFQS; encoded by the coding sequence ATGAACACAAGTGTAAGTATCTTGACCGAAATTCCTGAAACGCTGCACGAATCCCTCCAGGGCTATCTGGAGACCCACCCAGACTGGGATCAAGATCGGGTTTTTTCCGCAGCCCTGTCGCTTTTTTTGTTGCAGAATGGAAATAGCAACACCCCAGAAGCATCGAGCAGTTATCGTCAAGCGGCTCGTGTTTATCAGGAAACCCTATTTCAGTCTTAG
- a CDS encoding response regulator transcription factor, giving the protein MTSAKILVVDDDPAIRNLISRYLSQQNYQLEVASDGDSALKAFEQFNPDLVILDLNLPDTTGLALCREMQSRTSVFILMLTSEQDPKLGLKQGADDFVTKPFDLEELTLRIQAILKRHRSTSEKERQSLIYGDLMIDPNRREVYLKGELVTLSALEFDLLYCLASKPGRAWERKELLQKVWGYQDESSEGVRVIDVHIGQIRKKIEPDPKNPSFIQTVRSVGYRFD; this is encoded by the coding sequence ATGACATCGGCAAAAATTCTTGTAGTTGATGATGATCCGGCAATCAGGAATTTAATTAGTCGCTATCTTAGCCAACAGAACTACCAACTGGAGGTTGCATCCGACGGCGATTCAGCGTTAAAGGCATTTGAACAGTTTAACCCTGATTTAGTGATTTTAGATTTGAATTTGCCCGATACCACAGGTTTAGCATTATGCCGAGAAATGCAAAGTCGAACCAGTGTATTTATCTTAATGCTAACCAGTGAACAAGATCCGAAACTGGGGTTAAAACAAGGAGCAGATGACTTTGTAACCAAACCCTTTGATTTAGAAGAATTAACCCTTCGGATTCAAGCCATTTTGAAGCGCCATCGCTCAACATCGGAGAAAGAACGCCAGAGCTTAATCTATGGGGATTTAATGATTGATCCTAATCGACGAGAAGTTTATCTTAAAGGTGAATTAGTCACTTTAAGTGCGTTGGAATTTGATCTGCTGTATTGTTTAGCGAGTAAACCGGGTCGAGCTTGGGAACGCAAAGAACTATTACAAAAAGTTTGGGGCTATCAAGATGAAAGTAGTGAAGGAGTACGGGTGATTGATGTTCATATTGGTCAAATTCGGAAAAAAATTGAACCCGACCCTAAAAATCCTTCCTTTATTCAAACGGTTAGAAGTGTTGGTTATCGATTTGATTGA